The window GCATAGCGATAGCCTTTGTGGTCGGCCGTCCAGCCGACCGTGCCACAACAGGTGAGGCCGACAGACATGGTATAGCCGCCCGGTGTAACCATATGGCGAAAGGGCGACTGGCGGCGAATTCGGCCCAGCTCAGCCAGTAAGCCGTCCACATCGTCCAGTGCATACCCGCGCAGTACCCAGGCGCCAGGCCCCAGTTGCTGGTCTGTGGCGCTTGCGTTGGGCGTGGCCAGGGCATCTGGCGGAAAAAGGGACATCGTACTCATAATATTAAAGTGTAAGCATAGCGGTGTGACAGCCGAGGCGTGCAAACAACGAACATTGCAATTGTGAATGCCAACCGCGCAGGGATGCGGAATCTGTTTGCGACATGATGATCTTACTGTGGTTTAATGTTTCTTCTGCCTGCAGCGCGAAGCACTTTTTGGCGAGACCAGCATCGTCCTGGACTCGCGCGGTGACAGGCGGCCCGGATTTCGGACAATGGCTGGCCAGAATGCGTCAGCCTGTGCAACGGGACCCGTGCTGGTTATTTTATAATACTACTGGTTAAATATATAGTATTTTATTGTTGGTTACTCATGTCTGCACAAAAGCCGCAACCATCTTACCTGACAACCCCTGTTCTGCTTTTAATGGCTATCGCTTGTGGCCTGTGTGCAGGCGGCAATTATTTCAACCAGCCCTTGCTGCACTCCATCTCGGTCAGTCTGGGTATTACCGAAACCCGCGCGGCACTCACCGTTACTGTTGCGCAGGTGAGCTACGCGCTGGGCCTGCTGTTCATTGTGCCGCTGGGTGACAAGTTTGAACGTCGGCAGCTTGCTGTCGGGCTGATGGTGCTGGCCGCTATCGGACAATTTATTAGCGGTCTGGCCATCAATAGCAGCATGTTGTTTGCGGGTGTAGGTATGGCGGGGCTGTTTTCGGTTGCTGCGCAGGTGCTGGTGCCGATGGCCGCCATTCTGTCTGCGCCGTCGCGCAGCGGACGCGCCGTGGGCATGGTGATGAGCGGTCTGCTTACCGGTATTTTGCTGGCACGAAGTGTGGCGGGCCTGCTGTCCGGTATTGGCGGATGGTCAACGGTTTATCTTGTCTCCGGCGTGATTATGCTTGTCATCGCGGCCGTGCTGTGGCGCAAGCTGCCATCTTCCAGAAGCCCGCAAAATCACAGTTATCTTTCCATCCTGGCATCCCTGTTTACCTTGCTGCGTGAGCAGCCACGCCTGCGTACGCGTGCGCTGATGGGCGGGCTGGGCTTTGCTTCCGTTAGTGCGCTGTTTTCCACCATGGCATTGCTGCTGGCCGGGCCGGCGCATGGTTTGAACGACGTTGCCATCGGACTGGTGGGTCTGGTGGGCGTCATGGGCGCGCTCATGGCATCGATGGGTGGCCGGCTGGCCGATCGCGGCCTGGGTGATACGGTCACCGCAGTCAGTGTTGTGCTGTTATTGCTTAGCTGGGGTTTGCTATGGCTGGGGCACGATAATCTGTGGTGGTTTATCGCGGGCATGCTGGTGATTGATCTGGCCTTGCAGGGCATACACATCAATAACCAGACCACCATATTCGCGCTGTTACCACAGGCACGGTCACGATTGAATGCCGTGTATATGACCAGTTACTTTATTGGCGGCGCGTCCGGATCCACACTCGGAACGGTCGCCTGGACCTATGGTGGATGGGGCGGTACCTGCCTGCTGGGCGCCATATTGGCAGTCATGACCGGTATGGCAACCTGGGCCGACCGCAAGGTCAAGTCCGAGATTCAACGTCAGAATCCGACATCGGCTGTCGTAACAGAATAGTAAAACTCACGATTCAATTTTTTTATCCAGGGGGACATCAATGAAAATTTTTTATTCCGCGCTTTCACCGTTTGTGCGCAAGACGATGATTGTTGCCGAGGAGCTTGGCATCGCAGACCGGATTGAACGCCTGCCGGCTGCCGCCAATCCTGTCAATCGTGATCGCAATATTATTCCGTTTAACCCGCTGGGTCAGGTGCCGACATTGATAACCGACGACGAGCAGGTCCTGTTCGATAGCAAAGTGATTTGCGAGTATCTGAACACCACATTCAAGGGCAAGCTGTTTGGCGACGACACGACACGCTTCAGATTGTTAACCGATCATGCCGCGGCAGATGGTGTCATTGCTGCTTCGTTGCTGGTACGCTATGAATTACTGGCGCGTCCGGAAGCGCTGCGCTGGAACGAATGGGTGGATGGCCAGACCGATAAAATCACAACGGGGCTGCAGTACTTCGAAGACAAGGCGCAGGCGCTCTACGATCGTATTGATATTGTTACCATCACGCTGGCGTGTGCATTTGATTATCTGGATTTACGCCTGCCCGACTATCAGTGGCAGAAACGCTTCCCGGGTTTGAAAGCCTGGTATGACAAGTTTTCCGTAAGGGAAAGCATTGCCAGAACCAAGCCGCAGTAAAGCAGGTTGATCCGCTTGCTGATTCGTCCAGGCCGCCGCACTGTGCTGGTGGTCGTGGTGAATCCATGATACACACCGGTCTGCCAGATCCATCAAGGAAACAGGGGGCGATGCATATCAAAGATAGAAGGGCTTTTCTTCAGTTGCTGACAGCAGCGGGTGCAGGCATGCTGGCGCCCGCCATGCTTCGCGCACAGCAAGGGATGGAGCAGTTTTATGATTTGCCAACGTTTGGCAACGTCAGCTTCATGCATATTACAGACCTGCAGTCGGCATGGAAACCGTTATATTATCGCGAGCCCGCAGAGCAGGCGGCGCTTGAATCGGCAAATGCCAATCCGCCTTCAGTTACTGGCGATGCACTGCTGCAGTACTACAATCTCATGATCGGTTCGGCCCAGGCCTATGCATTCAGCAGCGTAGACTATGAAGCCTCGGCAGCCGACTACGGCCCGCTGGGCGGCATTGCACATCTTGCTTCCTTGATCGACATTGTTAAACGCTCCCGCAAGCAGGCGTGGCTGCTGGACGGTGGCAACGGCAATCTGCAATCGTCGGCACCGTGGGCGGCCGCAGACAAAGCGATCACGCTGCATGATACGTTGGGTATCAACCTGGCCTTGCCGACTCAGGCAACGATTCGGGCAGCCATTCGGACCGCTGTACCCGCTGCGCATGCCAGCGACACGCCACCGTCCGATGGCGGTGTGTCGGCCGCCGCAGCCGATCAGGTCGGACATGTGTCGAGTATTGCCCACAATGTCTTCGGTCCGGCTCATGATAAGCCGCTATTTGCCCCCTATAAACTGCAGAAACAAAATGGAGTCGTCGTGGCCGTTATTGGTCAGGCGGCACATAACGAGGGTTTTGCTAAAGACAACTGTGATACCAATGCGGGACCGGGCGCAAAGACCGATGTAAACCGGCCTGCAGCCATACCTCTGGACGAACAGGGCTTGCAGCGCATTGTTAACGACGTAAGAAAGCAAGGGGCACAAGCCGTACTTTTGCTTTCCCGCGCCGGTGTCAATGCAGATATACAGCTGGCCGCCCGCGTTACGGGTATCGACGTGATATTAGGCGGCCGCTCGGCGACGCCGTTGCCTGAACCCATTCTTGTTCCCAACAAAAAGGGTAAAACAGCGGTCACCAACGCCGGTGCGCAGGGGCGGTTTCTGGCAGTACTGGATCTGGATATCAGGAAAAACGGTCTGGTGGATTTTCGCTATAACCTGCTGCCTGTGGTTGCCGGTTTTGTACAGGCTGACAGTCGCATGGAAAAAAGACTGAGCGCCGCCTATGCGACCGCCGATCATAACCTGTCCGAAAAAATCGCCGTGACCCAGGGCATGCTGTATCGCCGAGGTACGTTCAACGGCACCTGGGACGAACTGCTGCTACAAGCCATGTTGCAGCAGAGTGGGGCGCAGATCGCACTGTATCCAGGATACCGCTGGGGTCCCACATTGTTGGCAGGCGTAGCGATTACCCGTGAGGATATGATTAACCAGCTGGCTTTGGGCGATACACATATGTGCTCCGGGATACTGTCCGGTAGCCAAATCCATGAGCTGTTGGAGAATGCTGCCGCTGCACTTTTTAACACCGATGCCTATGAACGTTCAGAACAGGATATGATGCGAACCGCTGGTCTGCGCTACAGGATCAATCCCGAACAGGCGCCAGACAAGCGTATTACGGATGTCATGGTCGGCAGTCAGCCGCTGGTAGCTGATGAACAGTATAAAGTGGCTACCTGGGGCGTGAGCCTGCCATCTGAATCTGCTCAGGTAAAAGCTGCACATGGGGTAACTGAAGGCGAAGCAACAACTCAATCCAGCGATCTTGAAAGTAAA of the Advenella mimigardefordensis DPN7 genome contains:
- a CDS encoding MFS transporter, whose product is MSAQKPQPSYLTTPVLLLMAIACGLCAGGNYFNQPLLHSISVSLGITETRAALTVTVAQVSYALGLLFIVPLGDKFERRQLAVGLMVLAAIGQFISGLAINSSMLFAGVGMAGLFSVAAQVLVPMAAILSAPSRSGRAVGMVMSGLLTGILLARSVAGLLSGIGGWSTVYLVSGVIMLVIAAVLWRKLPSSRSPQNHSYLSILASLFTLLREQPRLRTRALMGGLGFASVSALFSTMALLLAGPAHGLNDVAIGLVGLVGVMGALMASMGGRLADRGLGDTVTAVSVVLLLLSWGLLWLGHDNLWWFIAGMLVIDLALQGIHINNQTTIFALLPQARSRLNAVYMTSYFIGGASGSTLGTVAWTYGGWGGTCLLGAILAVMTGMATWADRKVKSEIQRQNPTSAVVTE
- a CDS encoding glutathione S-transferase; amino-acid sequence: MKIFYSALSPFVRKTMIVAEELGIADRIERLPAAANPVNRDRNIIPFNPLGQVPTLITDDEQVLFDSKVICEYLNTTFKGKLFGDDTTRFRLLTDHAAADGVIAASLLVRYELLARPEALRWNEWVDGQTDKITTGLQYFEDKAQALYDRIDIVTITLACAFDYLDLRLPDYQWQKRFPGLKAWYDKFSVRESIARTKPQ
- a CDS encoding bifunctional metallophosphatase/5'-nucleotidase, whose translation is MHIKDRRAFLQLLTAAGAGMLAPAMLRAQQGMEQFYDLPTFGNVSFMHITDLQSAWKPLYYREPAEQAALESANANPPSVTGDALLQYYNLMIGSAQAYAFSSVDYEASAADYGPLGGIAHLASLIDIVKRSRKQAWLLDGGNGNLQSSAPWAAADKAITLHDTLGINLALPTQATIRAAIRTAVPAAHASDTPPSDGGVSAAAADQVGHVSSIAHNVFGPAHDKPLFAPYKLQKQNGVVVAVIGQAAHNEGFAKDNCDTNAGPGAKTDVNRPAAIPLDEQGLQRIVNDVRKQGAQAVLLLSRAGVNADIQLAARVTGIDVILGGRSATPLPEPILVPNKKGKTAVTNAGAQGRFLAVLDLDIRKNGLVDFRYNLLPVVAGFVQADSRMEKRLSAAYATADHNLSEKIAVTQGMLYRRGTFNGTWDELLLQAMLQQSGAQIALYPGYRWGPTLLAGVAITREDMINQLALGDTHMCSGILSGSQIHELLENAAAALFNTDAYERSEQDMMRTAGLRYRINPEQAPDKRITDVMVGSQPLVADEQYKVATWGVSLPSESAQVKAAHGVTEGEATTQSSDLESKEAAPVSGAATEGEAKAEVQEMPASTPPAMLDVVESYLRQKKIIPVMTPYLPEIIRK